The proteins below are encoded in one region of Micromonospora yangpuensis:
- a CDS encoding YebC/PmpR family DNA-binding transcriptional regulator gives MSGHSKWATTKHKKAVIDAKRGKMFAKLIKNVEVAARTGGGDPAGNPTLFDAIQKAKKSSVPNDNIDRAVKRGSGLEAGGADWQTIMYEGYGPSGVAMLIECLTDNRNRAATEVRTALTRNGGSLADAGSVSYMFSRKGMVIVPKEQTSEDDVMLAVLDAGAEEVNDLGEAFEVISEPTDLVAVRTALQDAGIEYESAETSLVPSVNVPLDEEGARKIFKLIDVLEDCDDVQNVYANFDVSDDVLASVEA, from the coding sequence ATGTCCGGCCACTCAAAGTGGGCGACCACCAAGCACAAGAAGGCCGTCATCGATGCCAAGCGTGGCAAGATGTTCGCCAAGCTCATCAAGAACGTCGAGGTCGCCGCGCGCACCGGTGGTGGTGACCCGGCCGGCAACCCCACCCTCTTCGACGCCATCCAGAAGGCCAAGAAGAGTTCGGTGCCCAACGACAACATCGACCGGGCGGTCAAGCGCGGCTCCGGCCTGGAGGCCGGCGGCGCCGACTGGCAGACGATCATGTACGAGGGGTACGGCCCGAGCGGCGTCGCGATGCTCATCGAGTGTCTCACCGACAACCGCAACCGCGCCGCCACCGAGGTACGCACCGCGCTGACCCGCAACGGTGGCTCGCTCGCCGACGCCGGCTCGGTGTCGTACATGTTCTCCCGCAAGGGCATGGTGATCGTCCCGAAGGAGCAGACCAGCGAGGACGACGTGATGCTGGCCGTCCTCGACGCCGGTGCCGAGGAGGTCAACGACCTCGGCGAGGCCTTCGAGGTGATCTCCGAGCCGACCGATCTGGTGGCCGTGCGCACCGCCCTGCAGGACGCCGGCATCGAGTACGAGTCGGCCGAGACCTCCCTGGTCCCCAGCGTGAACGTGCCGCTGGACGAGGAGGGCGCACGCAAGATCTTCAAGCTGATCGACGTGCTGGAGGACTGCGACGACGTGCAGAACGTCTACGCCAACTTCGACGTCTCGGACGACGTGCTCGCGTCGGTCGAAGCATGA
- a CDS encoding type II toxin-antitoxin system VapB family antitoxin encodes MAKTLLDLDEDLLAEATAALGTATKKETVTLALRQAVESSRERRQQALADLQEVADAGGFDFDQLDELDR; translated from the coding sequence ATGGCGAAAACTCTGTTGGATCTCGACGAGGATCTGCTGGCGGAGGCCACCGCGGCGCTCGGCACCGCGACCAAGAAGGAGACGGTGACGCTGGCGCTCCGACAGGCGGTGGAGTCAAGCCGCGAGCGCCGCCAGCAGGCCTTGGCCGACCTGCAGGAGGTCGCTGATGCTGGCGGATTCGACTTCGACCAGCTCGACGAACTCGACAGGTGA
- a CDS encoding PIN domain-containing protein, translated as MKYLVDTSALVRMVRRQADPQWSDLAARGLIAICDPVLVETLTIADAKAYDRVEQGLRHVYPWVPVPDDAWQVVRAVRQELASHSAHQGLSVADHLVVATAIRLKLVVLHQDSDFETVARLVPQLNQERIT; from the coding sequence GTGAAGTACCTTGTCGACACCAGCGCCCTGGTCCGGATGGTTCGGCGTCAAGCTGATCCGCAGTGGTCCGACCTGGCGGCCCGTGGCCTGATTGCCATCTGCGATCCGGTGCTCGTGGAGACGCTGACCATCGCGGACGCCAAGGCGTACGACCGGGTCGAGCAGGGACTGCGCCACGTCTACCCCTGGGTTCCCGTACCGGATGACGCCTGGCAGGTTGTCCGGGCAGTCCGGCAGGAACTCGCCAGTCACAGCGCCCATCAGGGTCTTTCCGTGGCAGATCATCTCGTGGTGGCCACGGCGATTCGGCTGAAATTGGTGGTGCTCCATCAGGACTCCGACTTCGAAACAGTGGCCCGGTTGGTACCCCAACTGAATCAGGAACGGATCACCTGA
- a CDS encoding DUF402 domain-containing protein translates to MSLTQSGPTRRFAPGEPVVRREILLGEVWFGMPTVCVEDSPDLLALYLPEGAAFGFPETGVFPAGRHPWQTGGHQRWTGPGKLMLHLPGVAHSIDVFWVGPERAFAGWYFNLQDPFRRTPIGIDTLDHELDLWWAADADRYVWKDVELFGQRLTEGRYPGQGEAIRAEGARIADLLDVGRRWWDEAWAGWRPDPRWPVPRLPAGWDTVPC, encoded by the coding sequence ATGTCCTTGACGCAGAGTGGACCAACGCGCCGGTTCGCCCCGGGTGAGCCGGTCGTGCGCCGCGAGATCCTGCTCGGCGAGGTGTGGTTCGGCATGCCCACCGTCTGTGTCGAAGACTCCCCGGACCTGCTCGCGCTCTACCTGCCCGAGGGTGCCGCCTTCGGCTTCCCCGAAACCGGGGTCTTCCCGGCCGGCCGGCACCCCTGGCAGACGGGCGGTCACCAGCGGTGGACCGGGCCCGGCAAGCTGATGCTGCACCTGCCCGGGGTGGCGCACTCGATCGACGTGTTCTGGGTCGGCCCCGAGCGGGCCTTCGCCGGCTGGTACTTCAATCTCCAGGATCCGTTCCGGCGTACCCCGATCGGCATCGACACCCTCGACCACGAGCTGGACCTGTGGTGGGCGGCGGACGCCGACCGGTACGTCTGGAAGGACGTGGAGCTGTTCGGGCAGCGGCTCACCGAGGGGCGCTACCCGGGGCAGGGCGAGGCGATCCGGGCCGAGGGGGCCCGGATCGCCGATCTGCTCGACGTGGGACGGCGCTGGTGGGACGAGGCCTGGGCCGGGTGGCGCCCGGACCCCCGTTGGCCGGTGCCCCGCCTCCCCGCCGGCTGGGACACCGTCCCCTGCTGA
- a CDS encoding ABC transporter permease — protein sequence MNTYQATRLVAGREIRVKLRDRTFLISTLIFLLIAAGATILPGLFSSGPSSVAVATESVAAGLRDAGLQVRTVADDAAAEQAVRDGDVDAAVVSGPTVVALANAPQDVVNALSVAPPVRFLDPDAVDPFVAFIVPFALAFVFFITSQTFGLQIAQSITEEKQTRIVEILVAAVPVRALLAGKVIAGCLLALGQIALIALVTFAGLAFSGNTDLLGLLGPAIAWFVPFFLFGFLLLAAMWAVAGALVARQEDIAASSTPVQMALMVPFFAVVFLNDNAGILRLLSYLPFSSPMAMPLRAFTGDAAGWEPVLSLALLAVSAVAFVLVGARLYEGSLLRTNGRTSMSTAWRQRERIG from the coding sequence GTGAACACGTACCAGGCCACCCGCCTCGTCGCCGGCCGGGAGATCCGGGTCAAGCTGCGCGACCGTACCTTCCTGATCAGTACGCTGATCTTCCTGCTCATCGCGGCGGGGGCGACCATCCTGCCCGGGTTGTTCTCCAGTGGGCCGTCCAGCGTCGCGGTGGCCACCGAGAGCGTCGCCGCCGGGTTGCGCGACGCCGGCCTGCAGGTCCGCACCGTGGCCGACGACGCCGCCGCCGAGCAGGCGGTACGCGACGGCGACGTGGACGCCGCCGTGGTCTCCGGACCGACCGTGGTCGCCCTGGCCAACGCCCCCCAGGACGTGGTGAACGCGCTCAGCGTCGCACCGCCGGTCCGGTTCCTCGATCCGGACGCGGTCGACCCGTTCGTCGCCTTCATCGTGCCCTTCGCCCTCGCGTTCGTCTTCTTCATCACCTCCCAGACGTTCGGCCTGCAGATCGCGCAGAGCATCACCGAGGAGAAGCAGACCCGGATCGTGGAGATCCTGGTCGCCGCGGTACCGGTCCGGGCCCTGCTGGCCGGCAAGGTGATCGCCGGCTGCCTGCTCGCCCTGGGCCAGATCGCCCTGATCGCGCTGGTCACCTTCGCCGGTCTCGCGTTCAGCGGCAACACCGACCTGCTCGGCCTGCTGGGGCCGGCGATCGCCTGGTTCGTGCCGTTCTTCCTCTTCGGATTCCTGCTGCTGGCCGCGATGTGGGCGGTGGCCGGGGCACTGGTGGCCCGGCAGGAGGACATCGCCGCCTCCTCCACACCGGTGCAGATGGCCCTGATGGTGCCCTTCTTCGCGGTGGTCTTCCTCAACGACAACGCGGGCATCCTGCGACTGCTGTCGTACCTGCCGTTCTCGTCGCCGATGGCGATGCCGCTACGGGCCTTCACCGGTGACGCGGCGGGCTGGGAGCCAGTGCTGTCGCTGGCCCTGCTGGCGGTCAGCGCGGTCGCCTTCGTCCTGGTCGGAGCCCGGCTCTACGAGGGATCGCTGCTGCGTACCAACGGCCGGACCTCGATGTCGACGGCCTGGCGGCAGCGGGAACGGATCGGCTGA
- a CDS encoding ABC transporter ATP-binding protein, with the protein MTTTLRLDGVDRSFGDRQVLKNVTFDVHAGRMTGFVGGNGAGKTTTMRIILGVLAPDAGSVRWRDAPLTTSDRQRFGYLPEERGLYPKMTVREQVTYLGRLHGLGPAAARRATDDLLEQVGLDARGDDLLETLSLGNQQRAQIAAALVHDPELLVLDEPFSGLDPLAVDTLLAVLRERAARGVPVLFSSHQLDVVERLCDDLVIISDGEIRATGSRDELRSTYARPRFELVVDTDAGWLRDQRGVTLVDLDGQRAVFDLTADADDQQVLREALARGPVRAFRPVTPTIAEIFREVTQ; encoded by the coding sequence GTGACCACAACCCTTCGACTCGACGGGGTCGACCGCAGCTTCGGCGACCGACAGGTACTCAAGAACGTCACCTTCGACGTGCACGCTGGCCGGATGACCGGCTTCGTCGGCGGCAACGGTGCCGGCAAGACCACCACCATGCGGATCATCCTGGGGGTCCTCGCCCCGGACGCCGGGTCGGTGCGCTGGCGCGACGCGCCGCTTACCACCTCCGACCGGCAACGCTTCGGCTACCTGCCGGAGGAACGCGGTCTCTACCCCAAGATGACCGTCCGCGAACAGGTGACGTACCTGGGTCGGTTGCACGGGCTCGGCCCTGCCGCCGCCCGGCGGGCCACCGACGACCTGCTCGAACAGGTGGGGCTCGACGCCCGCGGCGACGACCTGCTGGAGACGCTCTCCCTCGGTAACCAGCAGCGTGCGCAGATCGCCGCCGCGCTGGTCCACGACCCGGAGCTGCTGGTGCTCGACGAGCCGTTCTCCGGGCTCGACCCGCTGGCCGTCGACACGCTGCTGGCGGTGCTGCGCGAACGGGCCGCCCGAGGGGTGCCGGTGCTCTTCTCCAGCCACCAGCTCGACGTGGTGGAACGGCTCTGCGACGACCTGGTGATCATCTCCGACGGGGAGATCCGGGCCACCGGCAGCCGCGACGAGCTGCGCTCGACCTACGCCCGGCCCCGGTTCGAGCTGGTGGTCGACACCGACGCGGGCTGGCTGCGCGACCAGCGCGGCGTGACCCTGGTCGACCTGGACGGGCAGCGTGCGGTCTTCGACCTCACCGCCGACGCCGACGACCAGCAGGTGCTGCGGGAGGCGTTGGCGCGCGGCCCGGTCCGCGCCTTCCGCCCGGTCACCCCCACGATCGCCGAGATCTTCCGAGAGGTCACCCAGTGA
- a CDS encoding response regulator, giving the protein MTGPAVGAGAEGGRPIRVLLADDHHLVRTGFRVILEVEDDIEVVGEAADGDRAVALTRATRPDVVLMDVEMPGMDGLEATRQITGTAGAGPGPAVLILTTFNREDYLFAALRAGAGGFLLKNGTPEELVEAVRVLARGDGLLAPELTRTVITAFARSVGPAGAGRTGADARAALAALTPREHEVLVLVARGASNAEVAGTLGLGEATVKTHVSRVLTKLGLRDRVQAVIFAYEHGVVQPGG; this is encoded by the coding sequence GTGACCGGCCCCGCAGTGGGTGCCGGTGCCGAGGGTGGGCGGCCGATCCGGGTGCTGCTCGCCGACGACCACCACCTGGTACGTACCGGCTTCCGGGTCATCCTGGAGGTGGAGGACGACATCGAGGTGGTCGGCGAGGCCGCCGACGGCGACCGGGCCGTGGCCCTGACCCGGGCAACCCGGCCGGACGTCGTGTTGATGGACGTGGAGATGCCCGGCATGGACGGCCTGGAGGCCACCCGGCAGATCACCGGCACCGCCGGCGCCGGACCCGGTCCGGCGGTGCTGATCCTGACCACCTTCAACCGCGAGGACTACCTCTTCGCCGCGCTCCGGGCCGGTGCCGGTGGCTTCCTGCTCAAGAACGGCACCCCGGAGGAGCTCGTCGAGGCCGTGCGGGTGCTCGCCCGTGGCGACGGGCTGCTCGCCCCGGAACTCACCCGGACGGTGATCACCGCCTTCGCCCGGTCGGTCGGCCCGGCCGGCGCCGGCCGAACCGGAGCAGACGCCCGGGCGGCCCTGGCCGCGCTCACCCCCCGGGAACACGAGGTGCTGGTCCTGGTCGCCCGGGGTGCCAGCAACGCGGAGGTCGCCGGCACCCTCGGTCTCGGCGAGGCCACCGTCAAGACCCACGTCAGCCGGGTACTCACCAAACTCGGCCTGCGCGACCGGGTCCAGGCGGTGATCTTCGCGTACGAACACGGGGTGGTCCAGCCCGGCGGGTGA
- a CDS encoding sensor histidine kinase — protein MQTSNDHQWRRPGPTPRQRRIDLWIGLAVAALALFSLTLARSAGMFILGPGPSAPEQVFWALAATLPLIWRRRWPAVTTLVISIAYIAGQGRAAPESQITSGALFAAIYTLGAWGQDRRLARRLRIGVIGTMFAWLGLYYALVGFRELGPDAFSLAVGPVPPVLAVMVNGVLLNGLFFGFAYLFGETAWVAARRDHELRAQADQLRRSQAEAHERAVVGERVRIARELHDVVAHHVSVMGVQAAACRRVFDKDPEKARTALAAIEQTARTAVDELRRMLGLLRAVDTDEDDRRPGGADIDRVPDLVGRARDAGLKASVGVYGDVVPLPGSMSQTGYRIVQEAITNTLKHAGATLVDVRIRYLDHELEIDVTDDGRGGPASGERGLGLIGMRERVAAHDGVLEVGPRTGGGWRVRARLPLATDATGPTR, from the coding sequence GTGCAGACCTCCAACGACCACCAGTGGCGGCGGCCCGGTCCCACCCCGCGACAGCGTCGCATCGACCTCTGGATCGGGCTGGCCGTCGCCGCGCTGGCGTTGTTCAGCCTCACCCTGGCCCGCAGCGCCGGAATGTTCATCCTGGGGCCCGGCCCCTCCGCACCCGAGCAGGTCTTCTGGGCGCTGGCGGCGACCCTGCCACTGATCTGGCGGCGACGCTGGCCGGCGGTGACCACCCTGGTCATCTCGATCGCCTACATCGCCGGGCAGGGCCGGGCGGCACCGGAGAGCCAGATCACCAGCGGTGCGCTCTTCGCCGCCATCTACACCCTTGGCGCCTGGGGTCAGGACCGACGGCTGGCCCGCCGGCTACGCATCGGGGTCATCGGCACGATGTTCGCCTGGCTGGGGCTGTACTACGCGCTGGTCGGCTTCCGGGAGCTGGGCCCGGACGCCTTCTCCCTGGCGGTCGGCCCGGTGCCGCCGGTGCTCGCGGTGATGGTCAACGGGGTGCTGCTCAACGGCCTGTTCTTCGGCTTCGCCTACCTGTTCGGGGAGACCGCCTGGGTGGCCGCCCGCCGCGACCACGAGCTGCGCGCCCAGGCCGACCAGCTACGCCGCTCACAGGCCGAGGCACACGAACGGGCGGTCGTCGGCGAGCGGGTACGGATCGCCCGCGAGCTGCACGACGTGGTGGCCCACCACGTCTCGGTGATGGGCGTACAGGCCGCCGCCTGCCGCCGGGTGTTCGACAAGGACCCGGAGAAGGCGCGTACCGCGCTGGCCGCGATCGAACAGACCGCCCGCACCGCCGTCGACGAGCTGCGCCGGATGCTCGGCCTGCTGCGCGCCGTCGACACCGACGAGGACGACCGGCGCCCCGGCGGCGCCGACATCGACCGGGTGCCGGACCTGGTCGGCCGGGCCCGGGACGCCGGCCTGAAGGCCAGCGTCGGGGTGTACGGCGACGTGGTGCCGCTGCCCGGCTCGATGTCCCAGACTGGGTACCGGATCGTGCAGGAGGCCATCACGAACACGCTGAAACACGCCGGTGCCACCCTGGTCGACGTCCGGATCCGGTACCTGGACCACGAGCTGGAGATCGACGTGACCGACGACGGCCGGGGCGGACCCGCCTCAGGTGAGCGTGGGCTCGGGCTGATCGGCATGCGGGAGCGGGTCGCCGCGCACGACGGTGTGCTGGAGGTGGGTCCCCGCACCGGCGGTGGATGGCGGGTCCGGGCCCGCCTCCCGCTGGCCACCGACGCGACGGGACCGACGCGGTGA
- a CDS encoding permease prefix domain 1-containing protein — translation MSSLTDRYLAATLRAAPAARREEIVAELRAAITDAVEDRTGAGQDPATAERDVLTELGNPERLAARYADQRLQLIGPAVYLAWRRLLRVLLTFVPALVGTVVALVEAATGAGAGAIGSGITTALSVAVQICFWVTLTFAILERTGTAGALPEWTVDQLPEDTAERSISLPDTVAAIVGLLFALIFLPWQHLRSSVTAADGENIPLLDPALWDSWLPVLAAVLLASIIFELVKYRIGRWSWRLVAVTAALNLAFGVPTIWLLLTERLLNPALVQRFEWLREGDNLATASTVAAVSIAAIMVWDTADKAVKTYRQR, via the coding sequence TTGAGTTCCCTGACCGACCGCTACCTCGCCGCCACCCTGCGCGCCGCCCCCGCCGCGCGGCGGGAGGAAATCGTCGCCGAGCTGCGCGCCGCCATCACCGACGCCGTCGAGGACCGGACCGGCGCCGGCCAGGACCCGGCCACCGCCGAACGGGACGTGCTCACCGAGCTGGGCAACCCGGAACGCCTCGCCGCCCGCTACGCCGACCAGCGGCTGCAGCTCATCGGCCCCGCCGTCTACCTGGCCTGGCGGCGGTTGCTCCGAGTGCTGCTGACCTTCGTGCCGGCCCTCGTCGGCACGGTGGTCGCCCTGGTCGAGGCGGCCACCGGCGCGGGCGCGGGCGCGATCGGATCGGGCATCACCACCGCCCTGAGCGTGGCGGTCCAGATCTGCTTCTGGGTCACCCTGACCTTCGCGATCCTGGAGCGCACCGGCACCGCCGGGGCACTGCCGGAGTGGACCGTCGACCAGCTCCCGGAGGACACCGCCGAGCGGAGCATCTCGCTTCCCGACACGGTCGCCGCGATCGTCGGACTGCTCTTCGCCCTCATCTTCCTGCCCTGGCAGCACCTGCGTTCCTCGGTCACCGCAGCCGACGGGGAGAACATCCCCCTGCTCGACCCGGCGCTCTGGGACTCCTGGCTGCCCGTGCTCGCCGCCGTCCTGCTCGCCAGCATCATCTTCGAGCTGGTCAAGTACCGGATCGGGCGGTGGAGCTGGCGACTCGTCGCGGTCACCGCCGCCCTCAACCTGGCCTTCGGAGTGCCCACGATCTGGCTGCTGCTGACCGAACGCCTGCTCAACCCGGCGCTGGTGCAACGCTTCGAGTGGCTGCGCGAGGGCGACAACCTGGCGACGGCGAGCACGGTGGCCGCCGTCTCGATCGCGGCGATCATGGTCTGGGACACCGCCGACAAGGCGGTGAAGACGTACCGGCAGCGGTGA
- a CDS encoding PadR family transcriptional regulator: MGNDDILRTHLQELRRGTVVVASLIALRRPDYGYALLQRLAAYGFPVDANTLYPLLRRLEEQGLLTSEWNTDESRPRKFYRTSEQGESVLTRLLDDLAAVQTAVTGLIEGVDR, translated from the coding sequence ATGGGCAATGACGACATCCTCCGGACGCATCTGCAGGAGTTACGTCGGGGCACGGTGGTGGTGGCGAGCCTGATCGCGCTGCGCCGCCCCGACTACGGCTACGCGCTGCTGCAGCGCCTGGCGGCGTACGGATTCCCGGTGGACGCCAACACCCTCTATCCCCTGCTGCGCCGCCTGGAGGAGCAGGGCCTGCTGACCAGCGAGTGGAACACCGACGAGAGCCGCCCGCGCAAGTTCTACCGGACCAGCGAGCAGGGCGAGTCGGTGCTTACCCGGCTCCTCGACGACCTGGCCGCCGTCCAGACCGCCGTGACCGGCCTGATCGAAGGAGTGGACCGTTGA
- a CDS encoding TetR family transcriptional regulator — translation MTSDGPLGRRDRKKRQTRAALSAAALRLVAERGLDQVTVEEISEAADVSSRTFFNYFAAKDEALVGDSEGDRERVLRALADVPAQVPALRAIRLALTEVIEDVEGEAELWLLRMRVVMQHPVLLARLVSGNAATEQALVAAVAARTGLPPEDTYPALVTAVTGAALRIAMVRWAHSGGARPLPDLVDEAFAAVAAGLPDPRHPEPHQR, via the coding sequence ATGACCTCCGACGGACCGCTCGGTCGGCGCGACCGCAAGAAGCGGCAGACCCGGGCCGCGCTGTCCGCCGCCGCGCTGCGCCTGGTCGCCGAGCGTGGGCTGGACCAGGTGACGGTGGAGGAGATCAGCGAAGCCGCCGACGTCTCCTCCCGGACGTTCTTCAACTACTTCGCGGCCAAGGACGAGGCGCTGGTGGGTGACAGCGAGGGCGACCGCGAGCGGGTCCTGCGCGCCCTGGCCGACGTGCCGGCACAGGTGCCCGCGCTGCGGGCGATCCGACTCGCCCTGACCGAGGTGATCGAGGACGTGGAGGGCGAGGCCGAGCTGTGGTTGCTGCGGATGCGGGTGGTGATGCAGCACCCGGTCCTGCTGGCCCGCCTGGTCTCCGGCAACGCCGCCACCGAGCAGGCCCTGGTGGCGGCGGTGGCCGCGCGCACCGGGCTGCCGCCCGAGGACACCTACCCCGCCCTGGTCACGGCGGTCACCGGTGCCGCACTGCGGATCGCGATGGTCCGCTGGGCCCACAGCGGCGGCGCCCGACCCCTGCCGGACCTGGTCGACGAGGCGTTCGCGGCGGTCGCCGCCGGCCTGCCCGACCCGCGTCACCCCGAACCGCACCAGCGGTGA
- a CDS encoding MDR family MFS transporter — protein sequence MTASAVPVEPLKVGPGRMSQREVLQALSGLMVGLFVAILASTVVANALPRIIADLNGSQTVYTWIVTTELLAMTATVPLWGKMADLYSKKLLIQLSLGLFVLGSLIAGLTPNVEILLVSRVVQGIGAGGMTALAMIVMAAMIPPRELGRYAGIFGAVFGVGTIAGPLIGGVLVDTSWLGWRWCFLIGVPFSIVSIALLQRTLHLPVVRRKAKIDWWGAALITAGVSTLLVWSSLAGHRFAWASGWTALMVVGGLVLLALAVWVESKVAEPIIPLKIFRSRTVTLTTVASVLVGVALFGGTVFLSQYFQTSLGKSPTVAGLMSLPMILGLLVSSTVAGQLITKFGRWKIYLVAGAAVMTVGMLLLSTIDAETGVPLLSLYMVVLGTGVGMLMQNLVLAAQNDVPAHELGAATSVLTFFRSMGGAIGVSALGAVLANRVTGLMTEQLGPAAGAAGGGTTEVPDLSALPAPVLAVVRDAYATATSELFLIGAPIAFLALVAVVFIREKPLHEVSGDERAQQEASSPVTFVH from the coding sequence ATGACCGCATCCGCCGTGCCGGTGGAGCCACTCAAGGTGGGTCCCGGCCGAATGTCCCAGCGAGAGGTGCTGCAGGCCCTCTCCGGTCTGATGGTGGGCCTGTTCGTGGCGATCCTCGCCTCGACGGTGGTGGCCAACGCGCTGCCGCGCATCATCGCCGACCTCAACGGCAGCCAGACCGTCTACACCTGGATCGTCACCACCGAGCTGCTGGCGATGACGGCCACCGTGCCGCTGTGGGGCAAGATGGCCGACCTCTACAGCAAGAAGCTGCTCATCCAGCTCTCGCTCGGCCTGTTCGTGCTCGGCTCGCTGATCGCCGGACTCACCCCCAACGTGGAGATCCTGCTGGTCAGCCGGGTCGTGCAGGGCATCGGCGCGGGCGGCATGACCGCCCTGGCGATGATCGTGATGGCGGCCATGATCCCGCCCCGGGAGCTGGGCCGGTACGCCGGCATCTTCGGCGCGGTCTTCGGCGTCGGCACCATCGCCGGCCCGCTGATCGGTGGGGTCCTGGTGGACACCTCCTGGCTGGGCTGGCGCTGGTGCTTCCTGATCGGCGTACCGTTCAGCATCGTCTCCATCGCGTTGCTGCAGCGCACCCTGCACCTGCCGGTGGTCCGCCGCAAGGCGAAGATCGACTGGTGGGGCGCGGCGCTGATCACCGCGGGCGTCTCCACCCTGCTGGTCTGGTCCTCGTTGGCCGGACACCGCTTCGCCTGGGCCTCGGGCTGGACCGCGCTGATGGTCGTCGGCGGCCTGGTGCTGCTGGCACTGGCGGTGTGGGTCGAGTCGAAGGTCGCCGAGCCGATCATCCCGCTCAAGATCTTCCGCAGTCGCACCGTCACCCTGACCACCGTGGCCAGCGTCCTGGTCGGCGTCGCGCTCTTCGGCGGCACGGTCTTCCTGTCGCAGTACTTCCAGACCTCGCTGGGTAAGTCGCCCACCGTCGCCGGGCTGATGAGCCTGCCGATGATTCTCGGCCTGCTGGTCTCCTCGACCGTCGCCGGTCAGCTCATCACCAAGTTCGGCCGGTGGAAGATCTACCTGGTGGCCGGCGCGGCCGTGATGACCGTCGGCATGCTGTTGCTGAGCACCATCGACGCCGAGACCGGCGTACCGCTGCTCTCGCTCTACATGGTGGTGCTCGGCACCGGCGTGGGCATGCTGATGCAGAACCTGGTCCTCGCCGCGCAGAACGACGTGCCCGCCCACGAGTTGGGCGCGGCGACCTCGGTGCTGACCTTCTTCCGCAGCATGGGCGGCGCGATCGGGGTGAGCGCCCTCGGCGCGGTGCTGGCCAACCGGGTGACCGGCCTGATGACCGAGCAGCTCGGCCCGGCCGCCGGGGCCGCCGGGGGCGGCACCACCGAGGTGCCCGACCTCTCCGCGCTGCCCGCCCCGGTCCTGGCGGTGGTCCGCGACGCGTACGCCACGGCCACCTCGGAGCTGTTCCTGATCGGCGCACCGATCGCCTTCCTCGCCCTGGTCGCGGTGGTCTTCATCCGGGAGAAGCCGCTGCACGAGGTAAGCGGCGACGAGCGGGCCCAGCAGGAGGCGTCGTCACCCGTGACCTTCGTCCACTGA